The Humulus lupulus chromosome 7, drHumLupu1.1, whole genome shotgun sequence region CCaaaagaagaaggataagtggattagtgatgtagcggcgacaaaacatgtaagttgcataaccttaactaatttatgatcatttaactttaaaaaagtttagtaaataattaataattattaattggttggtgtcaattagtaattatttattaattattaattaaatttttaacaattaaatctttataatctatgtgccaatatttttatgattaacgattgtggactaagataaaaaaaagaatgtaactaatgttgtccccgtataagggagcttgtgggctaagttagtttgttcatgaaaatccatatctaaatcacaaacatgcaaatatagttgatgtatatgtttagaaacataaattccccattaatggaattaactgctcttactgtatatatcaacaatatcttcatgttttttatttagatatggattttcatgaccaaattaacttTAGCCTACTTGCTCCCTTATACatgaacaaaattaattatattctttttcaatcactagtctgcagtcattaatgataggatgttgatAGAtagataataaaattatattttatatgttgttatattaaaaatttataagttaggttttcaaataatgttatattggaattcgagatatgtgctttttattgtgcagactgagatgatTGAGCGTCGAGCATCGCGGAGTACGacccctgtatcatctgctgcttcttgtgtcggcgataatgtcgacggtcagttcccgcctgatatggatattgtcacggatgtccttggaccccgctcgcattataagaaagggtttggggggttacctaggttgaaggcaattggtgCAAAGAGGGCatcatcttcgtcaacttctcaaatgtccaggcaattgccacctgaagtggacaccattttgcagcaaacttAGGACATTATGCtggaaaatcagaacctaaagagtatacgactaaacttgagagtcgtcaacggcgtcaagatgtaCTGCTCaatgctttgttgaagcaggttggtgtattggctcctggttttactgtcgacttacTAGAACAGGAtccggacgaggacgatgatgctcacGGGGGTGGGGATGATGAGGATGGCAGTACACATTTgtagaatttatttatttatttaaagtttaatttattagagatttaatttactaaactacttttatattttcatgtttggtggagacaataaatattaatagttataattttttttatttatttataaaattttaatttaatttttatttctaattaaataatattactaaaaaattaaataattattaatatattaaaatcaaaatttattaattaatattaatatattgaaaataaaattagtaatattatcaaaatatttatttaaaaaatacttttaccggcgcaaaattatGTCGACAAAAGTTTCAACATTTATCGGCGCAAAAATGCGTCACTACATATATCCACCTTTCCCGACGCAAAAACGCGCCACTAAAAGACAcatcttttgccggcgcaattttgcGCCACTAAAAGAATCATCTTTGACGGGGCAattttgcgccgctaaaagtgttttccacaataaCGCGATAATTTTTTTCCCTGGCGCATCCTTTTTTTTTCCGGTGCATTTTTTCGTTGCGATAGATACAATTGTCGGCGCATTACATTTTGCGTTGGCAAAAGTACCATTATTGACGGGGTATGTCGTTGTTTTTTCCTAACACAAAAGTGCGTCGGTAAAATCCAGAGAACTTTTGCCGGTGCAATACTTAACTTTTGCCGCGCAAATTTGTGCCGGCAAAAGTCAGATTTTTTTGTATTGATAGGTTGTGGTAAGTAAATATAATTTTCATTGCGATAACATTCATTAATATAGAAACGTACTATCCGTAGTGAACTattatgacaaaatattaaatatCTCTTAGTTGTCACAGTAAATTTTCTCATATACAATATTCATCAATTAGTGTATGGCACATTTATCTTCATTAGTGGAATATGGCATTTAGTTATACTTACTAGTTATTAGAAGATATTCCTAGTTAGTTCTCACTAAgaaaaaatctatatatatatatatatatatatataaaaagccAGCTGGGGCAGTACGAAAAATTTACATTGTCTTGGATCTAAAAAAATGgcttataaatagaaccctaccCAACGCATTCTGATCAACAGTCTCCATTCTTTCTCTTCATAGATCCTTTTCGTATAATTTATAGCTATAGCAATAAGTTTTTTCAAGCTAGTTGAGAAGACTCTACTATCATGGGTAAAAGTCCTCAGGCCAGAGGACTCATGGGAGCTTTGATGATACGCTCCTTGATTCTGTTATCCCTTCTGGCTGGGGCAGTGGTTGGTGGTCGAAATCAGGTTCGGCACTACAACTTCGATGTGGAGTACATTTTTGGGGCACCCGACTGCAAGGAGCACGTGGTGATGGGCATCAATGGGCAGTTCCCTGGCCCCACCATTAGGGCCAACGCCGGCGACACCGTCGTCGTCCACCTCACCAACAACCTCCACACAGAGGGCGTTGTCATCCATTGGCATGGAATTAGACAGGTAATTCTATCATCACAATCTGAACTACGTGTATTTTTAGTATATCTAAACAGTCACCTAATTATATCAACCGTGATTTTATCACCACgtgatatatatatactattttgTTCATCTTTCTAATTACGTGTAATACTGTTTTTCTGCAGTTGGGTACTCCGTGGGCAGATGGTACAGCCTCAATCTCCCAGTGTGCTATTAACCCGGGAGAAGTATTTACTTATAGATTCTTAGTTGATAAGGTAATATATTATCTTATTTCTTTTTAGTAAGTGTCTTGTTAAATctagttaattatttaaactttggCCAAAAAGAAAAGTATCAAAATATCAAAAGATGATATTAGATATGATCGGACCAAATTAAAAGTGAAAGAATTTGCCAAAAGAACAACTTAATTAATTCACACTTGTCCCTGATAGATAATGAAATTTATACTTATAATGACTCGTCTTTTAAATcggttaataaaaaaaaatcatcatctcACAATTATATAGTTTATTATATTGTTTACCTTACATATTCTTACatattatagtatatatatacatgcacATATGCTTATATTGTAGCTGACGCTGTCAATTATACATACTAATAATTAACTTGGTATTTTTTTATACTATGCACGTACGTTTTAAATTAATGAGTATTATATGGTGTAGCCGGGAACATACTTTTACCATGGGCACTACGGAATGCAAAGATCAGCAGGGCTTTATGGGTCATTAATTGTTGACGTGGCAGAAGGAGAGAGAGAGCCCTTCCACTACGATGACGAGCTCAACCTCTTACTCAGCGATTGGTGGCACCAAAGCATTCATGAGCAAGAGGTTGGCCTCTCTTCGGCGCCCATGCGTTGGATCGGTGAACCACAGGTAATTTTAACGAatttaattattacaattttttaataataatatattaaaattatttagatctaatcaatatcacccGCTATTTCGCTCGGATTTCTAGAATTGGCTACTAATAGTTGACTATTGCTTCATCATTTTCTTTTATAATATTCTTAGCttgagatatatatataaatcacaaTTTGCTCATAGCGTTTCATTTTAAGTCTTACCAGTAGAGTTTTTAGTGTTTTTTGATCCATGAAcagtttttgatgaattttttttttataaccgtatatattgtagctatttagagcattctgaataatttaaagtaccaaaaattaggttcaaatattttgttttctacgcgcataaaaaaaaaattaatcatacGTGAACTAACATATTTTAACTtatttttcggtactgtaaattatttaaaaatttttgaaaatttacaggatgctctaaatagctacaatatacgttggtcataaaaaaaattgtgttgaAAACTGTTCATGGATTGAGAATACTGAGAGCTTTACCGATAGGACGTAAAGTGAAGTCCATATACAAAAATTCTCCTATGTATATATATCAGATCtgataatttataaaattaatattgtttagGAAGaggttactatatatatatataaagagaagAGGTTACTGAATTAATCGCGagtgttttaataaattattattatttaataaattatttatatgtacATAAAAAGAATATTAAAAGTAAGTGAGACCCTTtcaaacaaattaaataaaaaaagtaagGGAAATAATTTATTTGAACAAAAAAGAGGAGAGAATCTTATACTATGCATATGAAGTGCTTACAAGATGCTGTATTCGGATATTTATACGTACGAAGTGGTTGAATTAGTGAATAGTGACCACTCggtaaggaattttttttttttcaaaatgtaGTACAATAAATAGAAAAGCAGATAATTGCAAcaggaaaaataaaattaaaaaaaaacaagagaaAAAGACAAAATTATACCAGAAGATGGCATGGCCATATATATAGGACATGGAAGAACTGAGACagatataataataatacatatgAGACGGTAGTGGTCAGAGATGTTAAAATAAGCATACTTAGTTAAAAAtgtgtgtgtatgtatatatatatataaagcaagACAATCAATTATAATTCCATTATTAAAAATAGCTAACATCATGTCTTGCCGAActattgttcaaaaataaaaaataaaaaataaaaaagttatttTTGCATAACAGttaatttcctattaattattGTTACAGAATATATGAGCTTAAATAGTGAATTTCTTACTTTTTAATTTTACGTCGTACTATTAGATCTGTTAGGTGATGGTTGGACGTACCATATCTTTTTGACCATCTTAGCGCAACTCATCAGTcacaaaataaagaaatgaaaaaacgcgtatatataaagaagaaaaagaaatacAGTGCTTTTTATTTCTTTCGGTTTGAAATCTTTTAAATTAAGGCgactttttttatttgttatcaaATTATGTGAgagccaaaagaaaaaaaaagagaagatttACCGTATGCAGTTTGGATTTACCAGTAAAAAATATGACAATTCAACGTACTTGTCACGTGAATATGAATTTTGAAGAGATTtaaatatgattattttattGTCTTTTTTTTTGCGATAATATATAAACACgtttcaatatatatttttttttatgctttCACTTTTTCAGAGCTTGTTGCTGAATGGTAGAGGACAATATAATTGCTCATTGGCAGCGCATTATAGCAACTCATCCTCTAACCAGTGCAACTTAAAGGGTGGAGAAAAGTGCGCACCCATGATTCTGAATGTGCAACCCAAAAAGACATACAGGCTAAGAATCGCTAGTACAACTGCCCTAGCTTCCCTGAACTTGGCAATTGGGgtaatttacttatttattattattcttttatctCATTTACTTTTACACTGTGGTTCATCATTGCTcgaatattattatatatatatatctcattcTGATTCCCATGTGTATGGGATACACCATACACaccgcatatatatatatatactttttcttAAATGAAGATAAAGAAAATGTTTAGTCTTTGTCTAGTATTGATTTTCTCGAAAGTAGATCTGAAAACATATCAGTTTGGCTAGGTCAGACCAAACTTTTTGTTTTGCATTCTTTTGTTCTGTTCTCACGTTGAAAAAAGGGGTAATGTTGACAAAGTTAATTGAGgatttttattttgctttttattttttttatatatataatcatatatcTATACTGTCGCTCAAGCTTTATAAAACATTTAAAACTTAGCTTTCCTCACTTTGTCTCAAATACGTAGGTtctttttgaatatatatatatatatgtatatatttatataaagtttATAACTGAACCATGCATCATGAATCAATTAACGTAGATCTGCAGATTTGGGGTTTCATATAAATACAAGAGTAATGTACAAGTTTAACCTTATTATATAGAGGTGTTGTCATATATAGCTTGAAAACAACAATAATGGATTCTTAATTTTTACATGTCATCTAGCTATTTAATTCAACCATGTCAAATATGTATGCCTGCGTGTGTGTCTGTATATAAATAATCATGGATTATGAATTTGACTATATTAACCACAATAATTATAAGGGAGGGAAAATAGGTCAAAACTACTAAAATGAGTAAACAACTTGAAAAgattgatatatttatatatatacgtgATTGTCATTTGTGTGGGAATAGGGAGCACTTACAAACTAGTGCATTGGCAGAGAATCAATGAATAATGCGATCTGAAAAAGACTAAAGTTTATGCCTTTTTTTGCTGTCAATAAGTTTTTATATTGCATGGGGTCCATGCATTTTACATCCTTCTAATTCTAATTAGACTGCACGCTCAAATACTTTTcatattattcatcttatattcaTTTCACATTTTCATCAATTTTTAGTGAGTTGCCTTGTCATTCatatacaaacaaaatataattattagaCTTAGTCTAACTATTATAATTGTGTACCTTGAAAGAGGACATGCATTTCCTTTTTCATTTGGGGACGAGTAAAAGCAGttttacttttgtttttttttgtacgACTTTAGCTTAACGTATGTGTACATGTGAGATTAATATTGAATATTTATTATTCTTATTCTATGTTGTAGTTATGTTTCACATGTTGTCCATGTAGAATATAAATTAAGAATGGGtatgaatatattattatatatatatgtattgacaAGTagctataaaaaaatatatgaagaaTTTAATTAGTATAGTGATACCCACGTATGTATAGAGCTAATGTAATGCTACGCAAAAGCTAGAAATTATTGTAGTTAGTGATGTCTTATTTACAGTCTACATGTGGACTTCGATCTAGGTgtaataaaatagaaaataattgttacacttttttttattttttattttttcagaaTCACAAAATGTTGGTAGTGGAAGCCGATGGAAACTATGTGCAACCATTCGCTGTGGATGACCTGGACATTTATTCAGGGGAAAGTTACTCAGTCCTAATAACCACAGATCAAAATCCTAAAAACAACTATTGGGTCTCAGTAGGAGTTAGAGGGAGAGAACCGAAGACCCCACAAGGTCTTACCCTCCTAAATTACCTCCCAAATTCAGCATCAAAACTCCCCGTTTCACCTCCTCCAGTCACACCGAAATGGAATGATTATAACCACAGTAAATCCTTTACCAAAAGCGTTTTGGCCCGAATGGGATCCCCAAAACCTCCAAGATTTTACAACCGTCGGATGATCCTCCTCAACACTCAAAACAAGCTCAACGGTCACACAAAGTGGGCCATCAACAATGCCTCCTTGATACTGCCAGCTACCCCATACTTGGGCTCAGTGAAATTTTTGCTGAACCACACCTTTGACCAGACGAGCCCACCAGAAAGCTATCCTGCCAATTATGACATCATGAAGCCTCCCGCCAACATCAACACCACCACTAGTAGTGGCGTCTACAGGCTCCAATTCAAATCCACGGTAGACGTTATCCTTCAAAACACTAATGCCATAGCCCCAAACGTCAGCGAAATTCACCCGTGGCACTTGCATGGGCACGACTTTTGGGTTTTGGGCTATGGAGAAGGTAAGTTTTCCAAGGAGGACGAGAATAAACTTAACCTGAAGAATCCACCCCTAAGAAACACCGCGGTGATTTTTCCATATGGATGGACTGCCCTTCGATTTGTGGCGGACAATCGAGGAGTTTGGGCATTCCATTGCCACATTGAGCCTCATTTGCATATGGGAATGGGAGTGATTTTTGATATTGAAGGTCGCTTTGTTAAGGGCATACCTAGTGAGGCTCTTGCTTGTGGCGCCACTGGGAAGCTGATGGCCATGGATGGCAAGTATCCCTGAGATTGATTGATTGATCGATCGATATAACACTAAAGAATTATGCATTGTGTGATGAGTTATTGTTAATCACTAAACACTAGATGAAAAATTAAGGTGTAACTCGGGAAATGTGCTTTTAATAGATTATCTCCTGAGTAGGGTTTTCGATAGAGTAAAGTAGGGTTTTATTTATCTTCTCGGGACCATTTATTAGAATGTGATGAGTGTAtgagtggagtcacgaggaagaGTTGTCTTGCAGCCTTTTGTGAAATGAAATGAAATTTATATTTCTAATGTTGATCTTTTTGTCTTTATTTGATCAATCATCCACATCTATGTCCCTTATTCtgcatatataattatatttatatggtatatattaatttattaatatgcAATTTTAACCAAAGTCAAAGCCCATGGCTCTAAATTGGA contains the following coding sequences:
- the LOC133788799 gene encoding L-ascorbate oxidase-like, yielding MGKSPQARGLMGALMIRSLILLSLLAGAVVGGRNQVRHYNFDVEYIFGAPDCKEHVVMGINGQFPGPTIRANAGDTVVVHLTNNLHTEGVVIHWHGIRQLGTPWADGTASISQCAINPGEVFTYRFLVDKPGTYFYHGHYGMQRSAGLYGSLIVDVAEGEREPFHYDDELNLLLSDWWHQSIHEQEVGLSSAPMRWIGEPQSLLLNGRGQYNCSLAAHYSNSSSNQCNLKGGEKCAPMILNVQPKKTYRLRIASTTALASLNLAIGNHKMLVVEADGNYVQPFAVDDLDIYSGESYSVLITTDQNPKNNYWVSVGVRGREPKTPQGLTLLNYLPNSASKLPVSPPPVTPKWNDYNHSKSFTKSVLARMGSPKPPRFYNRRMILLNTQNKLNGHTKWAINNASLILPATPYLGSVKFLLNHTFDQTSPPESYPANYDIMKPPANINTTTSSGVYRLQFKSTVDVILQNTNAIAPNVSEIHPWHLHGHDFWVLGYGEGKFSKEDENKLNLKNPPLRNTAVIFPYGWTALRFVADNRGVWAFHCHIEPHLHMGMGVIFDIEGRFVKGIPSEALACGATGKLMAMDGKYP